The following proteins are encoded in a genomic region of Triticum dicoccoides isolate Atlit2015 ecotype Zavitan chromosome 1B, WEW_v2.0, whole genome shotgun sequence:
- the LOC119336901 gene encoding U1 small nuclear ribonucleoprotein 70 kDa-like: protein MGDYGNAMMRNQDAGVQSRVKAQSRANLLQLKLIGQSHPTGLTTNLLKLFEPRPPLEHKPPLEKRKLPAYSGMSQFVSRFAEPGDPEYAPPVPTCETRAEKKDRIHQLKLEEGAAKVAEELQKYDPQNDPNVTGDPYKTLFIARLGYETSEQKVKRDFEAYGPIKRVRLITDKVTNKPRGYAFVEYAHTRDMKSAYKQADGRKVDNKRVLVDVERGRTVPNWRPRRLGGGLGSSRIGGEDAAQKHSAREQQNAAGRPRSEEPRRDDRPADRDREKSRDRVRERDRDEKTRERSHDRTRDRDPREDRHHHRDRERTRDRDRERDQERDRGRDRRDRDRHKDHGRDRDQDRDRKRERSHGRGRDRDRDYERASHEQDPGRDRDYKRARHEHDRGHLQESEADYGNGELGYNQHEHHRSHEQYGYGLDGHERSKRHEHYRDDPHSKMATNHQGQPENAEPAVPEEGEAYEEGDYQHIQVGEYRN from the exons atgggcgACTACGGGAACGCGATGATGCGGAACCAGGATGCGGGCGTGCAGTCCCGCGTGAAGGCGCAGAGCCGCGCCAACCTCCTCCAGCTCAAGCTG ATCGGGCAGAGCCATCCGACGGGGCTGACGACGAACCTGCTGAAGCTGTTCGAGCCACGGCCCCCGCTCGAGCACAAGCCGCCGCTCGAGAAGCGCAAGTTGCCGGCTTACTCAG GGATGTCGCAATTTGTATCGCGGTTCGCAGAGCCTGGTGACCCGGAGTATGCTCCGCCTGTCCCCACGTGCGAGACTAGG GCTGAAAAGAAGGATAGAATCCATCAACTTAAGCTTGAGGAAGGTGCAGCTAAGGTTGCTGAAGAGCTCCAGAAGT ATGACCCACAAAATGACCCCAATGTCACTGGAGATCCATACAAAACACTCTTTATTGCACGACTT GGCTATGAGACATCCGAGCAGAAGGTTAAAAGGGACTTTGAAGCTTATGGGCCTATTAAAAGG GTACGGCTCATTACTGACAAGGTAACAAATAAACCTAGAGGATATGCATTTGTAGAGTATGCGCACACTCGGGACATGAAAA GTGCTTATAAGCAAGCTGATGGGAGAAAAGTGGATAACAAAAGGGTGCTTGTTGACGTAGAGCGTGGTAGAACTGTTCCAAATTGGCGTCCTAGGAGATTGGGTGGTGGACTTGGATCAAGCAGGATTGGTGGTGAAGATGCTGCCCAGAAGCATTCTGCTAG AGAGCAACAGAACGCTGCTGGGCGACCCAGATCAGAAGAGCCTAGGAGGGATGATCGTCCTGCAGATCG GGATCGTGAGAAATCTCGTGATAGGGTACGGGAAAGAGATCGTGACGAGAAAACTCGTGAACGCTCGCATGACAGGACCCGTGATCGTGATCCAAGGGAAGATAGACACCACCATAGAGATCGTGAGAGAACTCGTGATAGGGACCGAGAACGGGACCAGGAGAGAGACCGTGGGCGTGACCGGCGGGATAGGGATAGGCACAAGGATCATGGCCGGGATAGAGACCAGGATAGAGACAGGAAACGTGAGCGCTCTCATGGCAGGGGTAGAGACCGTGACAGAGATTACGAGCGTGCAAGTCACGAACAGGACCCTGGCAGGGACCGAGATTACAAGCGTGCGCGCCATGAACATGATCGTGGTCATTTGCAGGAGAGTGAGGCTGATTATGGTAATGGTGAGCTTGGCTATAACCAGCATGAGCACCACAGAAGTCATGAACAGTATGGTTATGGCCTAGATGGACATGAGCGCTCAAAGCGACATGAGCATTACCGGGATGATCCACACAGTAAAATGGCAACCAACCATCAGGGGCAACCTGAAAATGCAGAACCTGCAGTCCCTGAGGAAGGGGAGGCATATGAAGAAGGGGACTACCAGCATATCCAAGTGGGTGAATACAGGAACTAA